From a single Carassius auratus strain Wakin unplaced genomic scaffold, ASM336829v1 scaf_tig00022553, whole genome shotgun sequence genomic region:
- the LOC113077413 gene encoding ATR-interacting protein, producing the protein MDFPPSKRLKSHQVTAEPDPFDDDIDFTQDDLEQIDIIASQAITGDGQNSGSKRPFGSVFTSADERREAPVRSGRKTFAIGDGSSSINTCNNREPHRKDALDGHSSKDGEDLHFKQLEQQQADLKKKLKEVEEEILMKNGEIRVLRDSLKLANQEKEQQRQTQLALEKEKADAQSEREKELSRKVQSLQSELHFKEAEMNEMRGKLQSIERGGKQPATPARNILQSPASRVFMTKETFAAEFSKKTSPVQKAILIEDGEPAQSKRSLTEEPRSEQEGCVLLNLLLQQPLDPSSLGLCHLLSISPDALPNVLSQHGYVSPGSLTTSSSSSTEFRSFHRPQSRFHQLQNLAMSALTALALHGPDSVPQNPDAALQRTRRSCPAAAHFLPLLSFHISTYCQSLETVESSAKSSLHSSSLSGSSDCSLASSLEESLSGQEEFALAALKALYHIVCYSSEALDVLLCPQEDVKQPQGSRTLLSASEHLNGDPQTPLSLLRRVLQLADPAFITAAGQREALVSTCLKTLSVLAERARDHQLSRLQVVMSSQVLPKCLTPETSFRIVRLSVRCLSFLIYNEDMAAKLCSHEYPCPFLKMFQYVTSRPDRSASEDVWSRLELEVIRLLTKLFTQKTGTWAALCESSCQCVNEVVRTVVVVLHRQWLKTKGRGSQTVGGRSWRCPGLQVLREALMLLHWLLMKDSSFSEHCLEVLHMYDQVVPAIRDTFRLVPDLSESEELALEEICRSETEYVEDMDMETGS; encoded by the exons ATGGACTTCCCACCAAGCAAGAGACTGAAAAGCCATCAGGTCACAGCTGAGCCCGACCCGTTTGACGATGACATCGATTTCACGCAGGATGACCTGGAGCAGATTGACATCATCGCGTCCCAGGCCATCACCGGAGATGGCCAGAACAGCGGGTCGAAGAGGCCGTTCGGTTCGGTGTTCACGTCCGCTGATGAGCGAAGAGAAGCACCTGTGAGATCCGGACGGAAAACATTCGCCATCGGAGACggcagcagcagcatcaacacCTGTAACAACAGAGAACCTCACAGAAAAGATGCGTTGG ATGGGCATTCCAGTAAAGATGGAGAAGACCTGCACTTCAAGCAGTTAGAGCAACAGCAAGCAGACCTGAAGAAAAAG CTGAAGGAGGTAGAGGAGGAGATCCTGATGAAGAACGGAGAGATCCGAGTCTTGCGGGACTCCCTGAAACTGGCCAATCAGGAGAAGGAGCAGCAGCGGCAGACCCAGCTCGCCCTGGAGAAGGAGAAAGCTGACGCTCAGAGCGAACGCGAGAAGGAGCTGTCCAGGAAG GTGCAGTCGCTGCAGTCAGAGTTGCACTTTAAAGAAGCCGAGATGAATGAAATGAGAGGGAAACTTCAGAGCATCGAGCGCGGAGGAAAGCAGCCCGCCACTCCTGCACGAAACAT TCTTCAGTCTCCTGCGAGTCGAGTGTTCATGACTAAAGAAACGTTTGCAGCCGAATTCTCCAAGAAAACATCTCCTGTCCAAAAAGCCATTTTGATAGAGG ATGGTGAACCAGCTCAGTCCAAACGTTCCCTCACAGAAGAGCCACGATCGGAGCAGGAGG GGTGTGTGTTACTGAACCTGCTGCTGCAGCAGCCGCTGGATCCCAGCTCTTTGGGTCTGTGTCACCTGCTGTCCATCAGTCCTGACGCTCTGCCAAACGTCCTGTCACAGCACGGCTACGTCAGCCC GGGATCGTTGACCACTTCCAGCTCGTCCTCCACAGAGTTCAGATCTTTTCATCGTCCTCAATCTCGATTTCACCAGCTGCAAAATCTGGCCATGTCCGCTCTGACCGCATTAGCTCTCCATGGCCCCGACAGTGTCCCACAGAACCCAGACGCTGCTCTCCAGCGCACCCGGCGCTCCTGTCCCGCCGCGGCGCACTTCCTCCCCCTGCTCAGCTTCCACATCAGCACATACTGTCAGTCTCTGGAGACGGTGGAGAGCTCGGCCAAGTCCTCGCTCCACAGCAGCTCACTGTCCGGCTCGTCTGACTGCAGCCTGGCCTCGAGTCTGGAGGAGTCTCTCAGCGGTCAGGAGGAGTTCGCCCTGGCCGCTCTCAAAGCGCTCTATCACATAGTGTGCTACAGCAGCGAGGCTCTGGACGTGCTCCTGTGCCCTCAGGAGGACGTGAAGCAGCCGCAGGGATCGAGAACGCTCCTCAGCGCCTCTGAACATCTGAACGGGGACCCGCAGACCCCGCTGTCTCTGCTCAGGAGGGTCCTACAGCTGGCAGATCCTGCGTTCATTACGGCCGCGGGCCAGAGGGAGGCGCTGGTGAGCACGTGTTTGAAGACCCTCAGTGTTCTGGCCGAGAGAGCGCGGGACCACCAGCTCTCCAG ACTCCAGGTGGTGATGTCGAGTCAAGTGTTGCCTAAATGTCTGACTCCGGAGACGTCGTTCAGAATAGTGCGTCTGTCTGTGAGATGTCTGTCGTTTCTCATCTACAATGAAGACATGGCTGCTAAACTCTGCTCACACGAAT ATCCGTGTCCTTTTCTCAAAATGTTCCAGTACGTCACATCTAGACCGGACAGATCCGCTTCTGAGGACGTGTGGAGTCGCTTAGAACTGGAG GTCATCCGGTTGTTAACCAAACTGTTCACACAGAAGACCGGGACATGGGCGGCGTTGTGTGAATCCTCCTGCCAGTGTGTAAATGAG GTGGTGCGGACGGTCGTTGTGGTTCTACACAGACAATGGCTGAAGACAAAAGGCAGAGGAAGTCAAACAGTGGGTGGTCGGAGCTGGAGGTGTCCTGGGTTGCAGGTACTGCGAGAAGCTCTGATGTTACTGCACTGGCTGCTGATGAAGGACTCGTCGTTTTCCGAACACTGTCTGGAAGTCCTGCACATGTACGATCAGGTCGTTCCCGCCATCAGAGACACGTTCCGGCTGGTCCCAGATCTGTCCGAGAGCGAAG AACTGGCTCTGGAGGAGATCTGCCGATCGGAAACGGAGTACGTTGAAGACATGGATATGGAAACCGGGTCGTGA